AAGCACGTAACGTCTACCTGTTTCTTTGTAACGCTCCGAATCATCTGATGAGAAGCGTTTGATCAGAAAGCGCGCTGGCTCCGCACCCTCTACAGCTACAGGCGGCTGGAATTCCAAGTCTTCACCATCTCGAACATGGATAACAACGATACGATCGTGATACTCAATAGACAGGTCTTCCCGTACTTCTTTTTTATTGACGTCAAGCGTAAAGGTCTGTCCGGACTTGTGTATCGTCACTTCAGGAAAGCTTTTGTCATCTTGTGCAATGATGTAATACAGGTAGTCCGCATTTTGATCCGGAGCATTGCGTAACCCTGGTTGTAATTCGTCATCTCCCTGTAGCAATCGCGTTACTTGGTCGATGACCTCTGGTATGGTCGGCAGCTTGGCGTGTTCGCCTTTCACGTAGTATCGTTTTTTCATATCCTTCTGGGCGTAATTGGCACTCATATACGGAACGGTACCGTCCCCAACGCCAGGATCCAGAATCGGGGACCATTCGTTATAAAAAGAATCATAAAAGTAACCGAGCAGTGTTACTTGGCCGGTACCCACGATGGAATACTGTGGAACATTGATCGTTTTGTTATCCCACTTTTCATGCATCTGGCCGCCATGTCTGACGAGCGGCGCATAGTCGAGGCGAATATTTTTGTCCTTTAAAAAATCGTCATAGGTGTAGTACTGAATGTTACTCCTTTTCAGGAAGCCAACCGATTCAAAGTATTTTTTAGAGGGTAGTAGCTCGTAAACAGCAGGTGCATAGGAGGAAATCACTTTCCCTGTTTCCTCATCCAGCCAAGGGATTGAAAAATTGTATCCGTGCTTAAGAGCCTGATATGCCCGTGGAGAGCCAAGGAAGGGTGTGCCCATGTATACGACACGATTCACTTTGCGCTGGTAGGACACATTGGATAGAAGTGTTTCTTTTACCAAGAGCCCACCCATGCTATGTGCCACCAAATGCACCTGGTTTGCCCCACTTGCCTTAAGTGCAGCATCGATTTTCTCTTTTAGAAGCTTGGCATTTTTGGTGCTGCTGTACCGCCAATCGTACGGTAGTGCAAATAAGGTGCGGTGCTTTTTGTATCCCGCCTTCTCCAGTTCCTTTACCATGCTGTAATACTGTTCAGTAAGTTCTTTTAAAAATGGTGCATAGGAAAGATATTCGATGGCGTAAAAATCATCCTTTTCCGGGTGGATCGTCGCATCACGGGCGACTGGCTGTACATCTATACTATTTGGCTTGATCGGCTCCAAAGAGAGTAGCCGGCGGTGTTTAGGATCATTAATACCAATGAGACTATCACCAAGTCCCAACCATATTTCCGATCTCTTTCCATTCTGCTCTACTTCGAGTCGGGATCCACCCACTCCCGGGATTAAAATAACCGGAATCGTTCTGTCTCCTATATAAAGACTGTACGAGTTAGCAGTAAAACCCGAGCGTTTGCTGGCCATAACCTTGACTATGTAGGTGCCAGGATAGGCATTGAAGATAATATGTTCATCCGAATTCTTCGCTTTCGCGGAACTAGCGACTACTTTTCCAGCCTCGTCGAGCAGAAATACGTCCATATCCATTCCAGTAGGGATATCCTTGAGAGAGACCTCCACAGTAGAAGAGAGCGGAAAGGATAAGCTGTAAAAATCTACATCCGTCTTTGAATGAAGATTTCCTACGATCTTTCGGTTATATGCATCCAGCTTGTATGCCGCTTCCCTTGTGTCGTTCGGCTCGTATCCATCTGCCTTGCCGCCTCCTCCATGATCCGCGGAAAAATCAGCTCGCAAGCGGTAGTAGTAATTTTTCGAAAACGAGCCCTGCTTTCCAACTACCTTGATGTAGTACCATTTGTCTTTTTCCAGTGTCAGTCCCTCGATGAGCTCAGACTCATTTCCATGCTGCTCTGAACGGGCAAGCTCCCCTTCCCCCTCATCATACACATACAGATCGTAGTCTTCGTTTGCCGGAATATCTGTGAGGGAAATATTCATCTGTCCCTTTGTTGTTCCTCTGATTTTCCAAAAATCCACATCATCTTTGCTGCTAATCTTTCCATGACTGTCCTTTCCATCAAATAGCCAATCCGATTTGCTGCCCAAAGTATCATTCGGTTCTACCTCAAAGCGAACTTCTCTATTTCGCAGTTCCGCTTCTCCTGGCTTATTCTCGCTTGAAAAATGCGCATAAAATTCCTCTGCTAGCCGCGAAAGCTCTTCATCGGAGGCATCCTGATCCTGATCCTGTTTGTGTTCTGCCTCTTCTGCCGGAGCCTCGTTTTTGTTTTTGTCTTCGCCCTCTCGTTCGACCAACGTTAACGGCTCTTCCTGATCGGAACCCATTTCATCCCAAGGCGCCTTTTTGATTTTTATTATTTCTACGGTCGGCTCTATGTGTTCAGGTAACGATAACTCCCAGCTACGTAACGGCCCTTCCGCATCATCTATGGACATCGTTATCTGGATAGGGCTATCATCCATAGGCATGACAGCGAGGGAAATCTGAGACTCCTCGTGAAAAGAACGGATTTTACTGACGCTGCCCTGACTGACAGAAAGCTCGACTTTATCCGGAGTACCTGATAATTGTGCCTGAAAACGCACCTCTCCCTCGTCGATCCATGCCCACGCCTCCTCTACGAATATTTCCCGTTCTTTTGCCCAGCCCTGTTCCACTGTATTTCCCAAGCATAAAGCGAATAGGAGAAGCACACAAAGCAAGCGTCGCGTGATTATTCCCACAAAAATCCCCCTCATCCTTTTTCTAGCTTTACAGTAGAAAAAGACAGAGAGGGGGTGCAAATATTTTTACTGCGTCGTATGGTTGCGGATTCCTTGTCGTTCCCATGCATTTGCAATGATACGGAAGGGTAGCGCATAATCTTTTATTTCGTGCCCTTGCCCAGAAGCTTTATTTTGATAAGGGAAGCCCTTGTTCACGTCAAAACGAAAGGAAACAGAGTAATAGACTGCGTAGCTCGCATCCTTTTGGAAGCCATGCTGTTTATCCCCCATCAAAGGCGTATCTACACCCACTTCACGAGCTCCTAGCTTGGAAGCGGAATAGGAAGGGCCTCTCCATAGCTGAGGACTCGCTTGTTGCAGGGCTAACAACGACTGTAACGGCGTTTGGCGTAAGCCTGTTTCTGAAATCCATGCCCGCGCAGCTGTCACGACAGGAAACTGATTACTCACGGGATGGCGGTGTCGAGCCTGTAGCTCCACTTGTGTCAAGATGCGCTCTCCCGCGTAGTAATCATTTGGCTGGCTGTTTGGATATCGGTCTCTGGTATGATACGCTTCCCATTCGGCCGTATGGCGAATCGAGCCTGTTGCATTCGGCTCAAAGACTTCAAAGGAGCGCTCTCCCCCTTTTACCGTAATGGTATAGCGTCCTGCCATCGTTTTGGAGAGGTTCCGAGGCTCACACACCTCTTCATCTTCGTCGTTCATAGCGCAGCTCTCGTAGGACAGTTCAAAATCGACCTGATAATCCATCACGATGACAAAGCCGTTGATTTCAGCCTTGTATTTTTGCGATTGGAGTACTTGGCGCCAAGTCGTCTGTGTTGGGACCGTGGTTCCTGTATACACGACCTCTGAGCCTGTAGATGCACTGCTTACCTGCCATTGCATCGGGGCTCCCGGGCCTGTCAGCTTTAAATCAAGCTGTGGTGGCGTATAAACCGCCATGCTCTTGGCATCTGAAATCCACCCCGGATTGGCAGTGACAGTTACGTTTTTGATCGTGTCCCCGCTGACTGAACTCTCCAATTG
The window above is part of the Brevibacillus brevis NBRC 100599 genome. Proteins encoded here:
- a CDS encoding lipase/acyltransferase domain-containing protein, giving the protein MGIITRRLLCVLLLFALCLGNTVEQGWAKEREIFVEEAWAWIDEGEVRFQAQLSGTPDKVELSVSQGSVSKIRSFHEESQISLAVMPMDDSPIQITMSIDDAEGPLRSWELSLPEHIEPTVEIIKIKKAPWDEMGSDQEEPLTLVEREGEDKNKNEAPAEEAEHKQDQDQDASDEELSRLAEEFYAHFSSENKPGEAELRNREVRFEVEPNDTLGSKSDWLFDGKDSHGKISSKDDVDFWKIRGTTKGQMNISLTDIPANEDYDLYVYDEGEGELARSEQHGNESELIEGLTLEKDKWYYIKVVGKQGSFSKNYYYRLRADFSADHGGGGKADGYEPNDTREAAYKLDAYNRKIVGNLHSKTDVDFYSLSFPLSSTVEVSLKDIPTGMDMDVFLLDEAGKVVASSAKAKNSDEHIIFNAYPGTYIVKVMASKRSGFTANSYSLYIGDRTIPVILIPGVGGSRLEVEQNGKRSEIWLGLGDSLIGINDPKHRRLLSLEPIKPNSIDVQPVARDATIHPEKDDFYAIEYLSYAPFLKELTEQYYSMVKELEKAGYKKHRTLFALPYDWRYSSTKNAKLLKEKIDAALKASGANQVHLVAHSMGGLLVKETLLSNVSYQRKVNRVVYMGTPFLGSPRAYQALKHGYNFSIPWLDEETGKVISSYAPAVYELLPSKKYFESVGFLKRSNIQYYTYDDFLKDKNIRLDYAPLVRHGGQMHEKWDNKTINVPQYSIVGTGQVTLLGYFYDSFYNEWSPILDPGVGDGTVPYMSANYAQKDMKKRYYVKGEHAKLPTIPEVIDQVTRLLQGDDELQPGLRNAPDQNADYLYYIIAQDDKSFPEVTIHKSGQTFTLDVNKKEVREDLSIEYHDRIVVIHVRDGEDLEFQPPVAVEGAEPARFLIKRFSSDDSERYKETGRRYVLDERGLAEVEQTTDSNDV